The genomic segment CGCAGGTGGAAACGTACTTCATGAAGCCAGCAGGAGCGCGTCTGGTCGGCCTGCTGCTTGAACTGCTCTGCGGTGTCGGGACCGTAGCCTGTGGGGATGAAGCGCCGGAGGTATGCGACAGCTCCTCGGAGGTTCGCGGCGCGGTCCAGCTCGAGGGCGGAGGACAGCAACCCACGGGGGATGCGTTGCCGACGCAATGTGGCCATGCGTATGTTTTCGTGACCGGAGAGTGCCAGTACTTCGCGTACGGCCGAACTGACTGACTCATATCCGTAAGGATACAAAATCGGCGACCGGAAGCAGACGCGGGATGTGCTAGGGTCTCCGCGTGACGCGGCCCCTCGCCTCGATGTGTACGTTGTGCTTACTCTGCACGGCGGCTTGGAAGGCTGAAGCCCAGGAGCTTTCTGCTGCAGAACGAAGCGACGCGCCGCCAGTGGCTGAGGCGTCACCCCAGACGCGGCTCGAGCTCGACGCGCCGAACCTGCTCGTCCCAACCCTCCACGCCAGCGCGCTGATGTTGAGCATGCGCGTCGCTGAGGCCTACATCTGGCCTGAGCCGTTCGCAGAGTCTCCCTCCCATTGGGGGGCGCACTACGAGGAAGCCTTCACGTTGCCTCCGAAATGGGACAGCGACGCCCGCGCGTTCGAGTGGGACGGCGACCCCTGGTACATCAACGTGATCGGCCACGGCCTGTTCGGCAGTGAGCTCTACTTGCGAGCGCGCCATTGCCACCTGGGCGTCGCCGGAAGCTTGCTCTTCACCAGCGCCGCCAGCGCCACCTGGGAGTACGGCTTCGAGGCGAATGGAGTACGCCCTAGCGGCTTCGATCTGTGGTTTACGCCCCTTTCTGGCTTGGTTTTGGGGGAGGGGCGCTACTGGGCGTGGCGCGCTGCCGGTTCCGTGGGGCAAAAGACACTGCGCGGCGTGCTGCGTGCCGTGCTCGATCCGTTCGGCGAGCTGGAACGCGCCGCGGGCACCCGATGCTAGCGCGCTAGTTCCGCTCGCCCTGACTGATCAGCACAACGGCGCAAGGCGACTCGTAAGCCACGCGTAGAGCCACTTCACTGAACGACCGCGTGCCGCCGCGCCCGCGCTGCAAGCCAAGCACCACGAGATCACAGGCTTCAGCCTGCTCGATGATCGCGTCGACAGGGGAACCATGGCGCTCGACGATGACTTCGGGGGGCCGCGTCGTCGCATCCTCCGCGAGGCGATGCAGCTTGCGGCGCGCGTCCTTCAAGGCGTCTTCATCGGCGCTCTCAGGTTGCGTCGTGAACCAGATGAAGTCCCGTTCGACACCGCGCTCCAGGCTGCCCAGGAGACGCGCTCGGAGCTCCGCCTGCGCGCCGCGGCCGCCGACGGGAACCAAGATGCGTTTCGCCTGGTCGAGGCTCCAGCCATCTGGGGCTCTCAGGAAGGCGACATCACACGACACCGCCTCGAGTAGCTCCTCGAGGTGCGTCGTGTTCTCCGTGCGCTGATGACCGAGCCCCAGCAGCAAGCCAGCGCACTGATAGGTGCGAGCCACTCGGCGAATTTCACGCCACGGGGTCGAGGCAATGGTGATCAGCGCTTCGGGGCGGTGCCCAGCTTTCAACGACTCTCGCAGGGCGTCGCGAAGCACCGCGTGCGCCGGGTTCAAGCCGTTGTCTGCGGGCGCAGGCTCGGGAGCGTCGGGATCTGGCGGCCGCATCACACTGAGGAGCGTCACTCGGCCGTAGCGCGGCGGTGCAAGCGCGCCGGCCATCGCGACCAGCATGGGCGCGCTCTTCGGGTTCGCCAAGGGCACCAACACGAGGGGACTGCGGCCGCGCAGCTTGGCAAGCGCAGGGTCGTGAGCCTCTGCCAGGGCGTCGAACGTTTCCGCGCGGCCAGAGAACAGCGCCATGTAGAGCAGCACCCCGAGCGCCAACCACAGCACCGCCACAGCACCGGCAGCGGGCACCGCGATGCCTTGAAACAACGCCATTCCCGCGCAGGCGAGGCCGCCCACCACCGGCAAGACTGGAAACCACGGACTGCGAAACGGCTTCTCCGTGTTGAGCAGCTCCGCCGTGGCAAAGGGCGAGGATGGCGGCAGCATGCTCATGCGCTGCTCCGTGCGCTTGCGCGCCAGGATGCTCATCCAGTGCGCCAACGCGAACACGATCAGGAAAATCAAGCTCGCAGCAGCGCCTGCAGAAGCCAAGTCTGGCACGATCAGCACGATCGCGATCAAGGTCAGCGCGCTGGTGTAGATCGCCATCACCGGGGTGCGCCGGCTCTCGTGCAGCTGACCAATCACCTTGGGCAAGGTGCGGTCGTTGGCCATGGACAGCGCAACTCGCGACGCCGCCAAGAGGTTCGCGCCGAGCGCGGACAGCGTCGAGAGCACGGCGGCGATGATCACGAGCCAATAGCCCGTCACGCCCATAAAATTCCGCGCGGCATTAGCCATCACGGTCTCTGGGTTCGCGTTGCTCATCGCGACGATGTCCGAACCAGGGTCGGCGCCCACGGTCGCCGCCAGGAACAAGAGCGGAATGTAGATCGCCAGGCCGACCCCCAACGAGATCAGCATCGCCCGAGGGATGACTCGGCTCGGTGACTTCACCTCGCCTGCGATGGCGGCGATCAAGTCAAAGCCCTGGAGCGCGATCAGGGTGAAGCCCAAAGCCTGCAACAAGCCCGAGAAGCCACCGGTGAAGAATGGCGACATTCCGCGCTTGATGGTTCCCTGGGGACTCGTCCCGATCGCCCAGCAGCCGGCCAAGATCAGGATCGTGAACACCACGACCTTGCCCCAGGTTGCGAAGTCTCCGCCGCCGCCCGACTTACGAATCAAGGATAGGGTGTAGAGAATCGTCGGGCCGAGAGCGAGCGCCACACTCATGCTGCGCCCAGAGAGCCACTCTGGAGGCTTGCCAAATAGAGCCCACAGGTGCTGCAGCAACACCACCGCATAAGAGGCAAAGCCCAGCGCGTACAACACGCCGGCGACGATGTACGCGAACCACAGCACCCACCCCACGGCAAAGGCGGCGCGGACGTTGAGCACCTTCTTTGCGAAGGTGTACGCACCACCCGACTCCGGAAACGCCGTGCTCATCTCGGCGAAGCTCATTGCGGTGATGATCGCGATCACGCCGTTGAGCGCGAACGCCAACATCGCCGCAGGGCCGGTCGCACGAAAGGCGACACCCGCCAACACGAGGATGCCACCGCCGACGATAGCGCCAATGCCCACCGCCGTGGCGCCCATCAGTCCAATGCTGCGCTCGGGGGACGCTGCGTTGCCTGCTGGCGAGTCGCTCATGAGCTGCGCACGCTAGTCAGCCTGTTGCGCCGGCGCCAGCACCTGCTCAGTTCAGTCTGGCCAAGCGGAAGTACAAGGTGCGCGTGTGTCCGCAGCTGCGGCAGCGCAACCGCGCCACACGTAGGCGTTCACCTGCATGTTCCTCCACAGCGTGCTCCTCGACCTCGACTGCGGCACCACACTGGGAGCACGGCGTACGGCCTGCGTGCGCTTCGACCACGCTAGGCGCCGCGACCTCGATCGCGGTTTCGGGAGTGCCGCCTGGCTCAAGCAGCTCGAGCTTGCGCACGTCCCGCGCCAAACGCGCCGGTGCTTCCCGCTGTTCGACGACTTGCACCGCGCGCCGCGTGAGGCCGGTCAGTTCACGCAGCAGCAGGCTGAGGGCAACGAGCAAGCCGAGCAACACCAGCCAGATCACACCTCGCCTTAGCGGCTTGGCGCTGGCGTCGCAAACCAGGCTGTGCACCTGCGGTTACGCCGTGTGACGTCACATCACGTTCTCTGCCGTCGCTCCTCTCCCCCCAAAATCCGAAAACCGGCTGGAATTGCTGACTCCGAGCGCCCCACTGCTTCCGACGCAGGCTGGCACGGCGACTGCACTCAACCCCGTGCTGCTTGGGAGTGAGTCGTTTCATGCAACGTTGGACTTGGTTTTTGGGTTTGGGGTTAGGGCTACAGGCGCTGGTTGGCTGCTCGCCTGCGTACGTCGCACAGACCGCCCAGCGTGACCCGAGCTGCGAAGATCAGTGCATCCTGAGCGGCGCCGAGGACCTCTCGATGTGCCTCCAACAATGCGGCGGGGGCGACTTCACGGACCGCCTCGGCTGCCAAGAAGACGACTGGCGTCAGGCCTGCGGGGCGGCACCGCCAGAACCCGAGGAGAGCTCCGGCGGTGGCTTCTTGCTGGCCTTGATCGATACCGCTCTCGACATTGCGCAGACCGCGAGCGACGTGCATCACGCAACGTCCAGCGACGACGATGAAGAAAGCGACGACCAAGCAGACAACGAACCTGCGGGGCCGGCTCCCGAGGAGCGCCACGACCCTCCGAAGCGCGAGCGCAAGTCGAAGACGGACCGCGAGCCGGCAAAGCCCAGCAAGACTCATAAAGCGGCCAAGCCGAACAAGGGCTGAGCGTTTCCCCCGGGTTATTCCTGACAATCAACACACGTGGGGCACAGAACCGCCGCTCGGGGAGTTACCCTGAGCGGCGTGAACGCATCCAAGGCCGAAGAGAAAGACCGCCGCTTCGAACGTTGGCTGAGCCTGATCGGGGAGCGCCTCAAGAACCACGCTTGGGACGTCTCTACGTTCTATGAAGACGCAAGCCGGGGCAACTTGCTGGTGCTCTCGGCGAAGGATGACTCCGGGCTCGTCGAGCTGCATGTACATCGCAGCACCAAGGGGCCAACGCCGACCGGGCAACGCGCCCCTCAGGAGGAGCAGCAGCGCAATGTCGCTGCGACACTCCTGCTTTTCACCGAGAGCCAGGGCGCAATCGCGGCCTTCTCGAAGTTGATCTCCGGGCTACATCGCAATCTTCCGCGGCACCATAATGCCAAGCGGAAATTCGTGCATCGGGTGGAGGACATGGCGCGCCACCTGGACGAGACCTACGCTGTCCGAAAGAAGCAGTTCCCCGCGGATGACTTCGGAAAGTACAAGAAGTGGCTCACGGATGCTTCCCCGATGGTGGGAGTCCAGGCTAGCTTCCGTCAGCGACAGAAGGAAAAAGAGGAAGACGGTAGCTGGTGGGATCCGAGCCAGTGGTTCGAGTCGGATCAGAAGAAGCTGGCGCGCGTAGCGAAGCGCTTTCCGACGCGTTTCGCCGCTGGGGTCCGGGCGAAGGGCAGAAAGCGCGCGGCGCTCTATCAAAACGGCGCGTTCGCGCTGGGAGGGGTCTTGCTGACGGGGGTGGTGCTCGACCAACTAGCGCGAGATCCTGGGACGCTCGATCGTATCCGGGAGGATATGGAAAGGAACGTGAACCTCGATGTTTCTGTAGAGGACGCGCTCGACGTGGCTGAGTTCGCCTATGACATCGGCGACCTCGCAGGGGAAGTCGCTGGCTCTGGCGCGGGAGACTGCGGGGGCATCGACATGCCTGACTGTGGAGGCATCGACATGCCGGACTGTGGGGGCATCGATCTCCCGGACTGTGGCGGCATCGACGTTCCCGACTGCGGTGGGTGTGACTTTGGCTGAACGGTCGCTTGCGCGCCCCCGCCGAGCTGCCTCCCAAGCTGCCCTGCAGCTCGCGATTCGCGGCTATCGACGCTGGGCGTCCGGCAAAGGGCCGTTCAGGCGAGTGCGCTGCAGCTTCGAGCAGACGGAGAGCTGTTCGGCTTTCGGTTTGCGAGTCAGTGAAGAGGCGCCCAGTCTGGACGTCGCGCTGCGACTGGTGCGCGCGCGAATAGCAGCGTGCGGTGAGGCCTGCTTGCATGTGACAGAGCGCGCCGACCGAGGTGGAGGCGATGCGGAGGTGTACTGGGGACCGCTCTACGATCGCTTGGAAGAGCCGGCGGTCCAGGAGCTGCTGAGCTGGGAGCAACCGAGCACGCGTCAGGCGCTGCTCCGGGTGGGTCGCGTGGTGCAGCACCCCCAAGCTCATCGCCTTTCGAGCAAGCAGCTCGGGCGGTTGCTCGGCGCGCCTCGGGTGATGCTGAGAGCAGGCACGGGAGACGCGAGCCGTCGTCGGCGCCTGCAAATTACCGCGTGGATTTGGTCGCTTTGGCTGCTGGGCTCGATGGCGCTGGCCACGCAGTTCACCTGGCTGTGGGCGCTGAGCGCGTTGAGTTTGGCGCTCGGCGGGCGTGCAATAGCCCGCGGCTATCGGCGCCTCGATGGCTGGCGTGAGCGGCGCGCAGAGCAGCGCGCCGCGGCACAGTTCGAGCTATTTCAGCTGGAGTGACGCCGGCAGCGGCTAGCTACTGGGACTTGTCCTGCTTCCAGGGGAAGGCCGTGGTGCTGCAGGGACCCGTGTATTTCGGCACCGCGCCGTCCATCCCGTCTGGGTTGGCTTCTTGAACGAACGTCTCGAAGGCGAGGTCGCTCTCGGCGAAGCCCAGCACCTCGCACATCTCCTGATCGCCGAAGCCCCAGTGCACCGTCTCGTCGCGCGGGTTGTCGAACTCGCAGCCAAAGCGCAAGCCGGTAGCGCCGGTGACATCAATCGGCGGCCGATACTGCTTGCCTCGCGCCTCGCCGTTGAAGCCATGGATGTCGATGATCGTCTCGCCGTCGCGATCCCCGCCGAGCAACTCGAAGAAGAAGCGGCTGCCGAGCGCGTGGGTGTGAGGCAGCGCGTAGTAGATCTTCATGTTGAACGGCGTATTGCCGATCGTCTGGAAGCTCTCGCTGAAATCGCACTCGCCCGTGAAGCGGCTAGTGGACTGTGGCGGGATATCGAGCTCCTCGTAGGACAGGTGGAACGGCGTCAAGACCGTCTTCACCTCTTCCTTCGGGATCTCATAGAACGCGATGTTCATGTCGCCCGTGACCGCCTTCGGGCTGACGTTCAGGATGTGCACGTCCGAGAGGACTCGCGCGTGGGGAGGGATACGGATCCCGACTCCGTCGGGGAACTTTTGCACTTCGTGGGTAGCTTGGGTGCTCTGAGCGTAGAGCACGCCGCCAGCGAGCGCCGCGACCAGCTGAGAGTAGTTGCGATCTTTGCAGGGCCAGAAGCCATCCGGGCCATCGAACTGATCGTCCGGTACGAACATCCAGTTCGAGTGATGTGAGGCTTCGTCCTGGGTCAGCTCCACCGCGTTGAACCAGATTTCCTCAGGGTTATTCAACGTCCAGCTGCGGCACTGCCCGGTGACCTCCTCGCCGGGCTCCACCGTGCGGGTGTCAAAGGTGTGCTCCCACTTGGTGCCGCCGATCTTCGCACACACTTTCGTGTCAGGATTGGCGTACTCCCCTTGAGGACATGCAACGCACTGAGGCGTACCTGACGAATCGTTCGCGCAGCTCTTCTGGTTCACGAGGCAGTCGTCGATGATCGCGCCGCACTCAGCAGAGAGCTCGCGCACGCCGCCGCCACCAGCGGCCGCCTCTTCGTCGCTCGACCCACAGCCGCTCAGTAGCGCGACAGCAAACAGTCCGAAGGCCGTGGAGATCGACCTCGAAGAAATGCGCCCTAGCCGAGGCGCGCCCACAACACCCGCTCGCATATTTCGAGATCTGCCATGGAGCGTCCCTTGAAACAATGACGTTGAAGTGCAGGGTTAGCTCAAATTTAGCTGAAAGCAGCCAAGTCGGTCAGCTAGAGGCCGATTCCATAGCCAAGCGCCGGCGCTGCCACGAATCCGGACGAGGGCAGCATGTACATGCCGCGCAGATCCAGCATCACTGCGCCCGGGCCGAGGGGATAGAAGAAGCCCACGCCGAGCGCTCCAAAGCCTTGGCCGTACTTCGCCCAGGCGTCCACCTGCTGGCCCGGTGGGTTAGGCTGACGTGTGGTGACGTCGGTGCGTTCCTGCACTGGCACGTTCTTCTTCGCGTCGACCTGGCCCAAGCCGCCGCTGCCCGCAACGTAAACCCCAAGCCCTTCCGTGGGGAAAGCGCCGCTGGAAGTGAGCCACAGCTTCAAGCCCGCCTCGGCGTGGAACTTGAGCGACTCCGCGAGCCCGTCCGGAGTGGGGCCCGTACCAAAGACATAGCCCGCCTTGCCGAAAGCGCTCAGGCTGTCCGTCAGGCCGATGTCGAGGCCAAGCATCACCCGCGTGGTCGCGGGCACGAAGCCGGTGTCGATCTTGTCGTACAGACCTTCCACCGGGGCGCCTTGGTACTGGGACCCATCCTCCCGGAAACAGTAAAAGGGGCCCGCTTCCTGGGAGGACGAGGTGCAGATGTCCGTGCCACCCACCAGGGCTAGATCCTTCTGAACTCCAAGGCTCACCCACACGTTCTTGTGCTTGCGCTTGGGCTCCTCCTCGGGCGGCGGCGGTTCGTCGTCCAGGTCGTCGTCGTCAAGGTCCGGTGTGACGGGTTTGGCGCAGCTCTGAGGCTCGGAGTCGCCGGGTAGGCTGCGCACTTCGCCGTCGATTTCCTCGGCCATTTCGACCTTGAACGGCAGCTCTTCGCTGCCGCTCGTCGACACCAGCTTGTCAGCGCGATTGACCGTGACGTAGTACTCGATGCTGTCCTTGTTGAGCACCGACTCACACGGCAGGTACGCCCCGAAGCCACCGCTGCGGGAGTCCATCGCGAGCTCCTTGAAGACCTTCTGTCCTTCCACGCGGTAATGCACGGTGAGCACCGCGTCCGGCACCTCGCCGAGGAGCTCGGCGTAGATCGGCACCGGCGTGTTCTTCTTCTGCTCGTTGACAGCGTCGTGAAGCAGCGTCTCTTTGCGACCCCCCGCTTTGAGGAACAGCTTCTTCACGTCCTCGCTGGCGTAGGCGCGGGGCAGCGTGACCGCCTTGTCGAGCTTCACGGCCTTCTGGAAGTTGACCAGGGCGGCACCCTTGTTGTTGAACCCGGTCGCGTAGAGCAGCCCCAGGTCACGGTAGAGCCGCGCCTTCACTGGGTTCTCGCACTTCGCGCACTTCTTCAGCGCCGTCTTGAGCTTCTTCAGCGCGCCCTTGAAGTCAGTCGCGAGGAAGTCCTCGTTCATCGCCTGGTCGGCGAGCTTGAGCGAGTCCTCTGCGGGGCCAGCGTGGGCTACGCTGAGCCAACCAAACGCACCGAGGGCGCACGCGAAGCTGAGGTAATGGAGAGGACGAGTCGAGCGAATGGACGTGCGGGGCGACACAAGAATTTCCCTATGAGAATGCGGGCGGAGGCAGGTGCGGCGCGGGATATTAGCTGCGAGCTCGCGCGCAAAGCGCAGAAAACCAGGCGGATCACCTCCGGATCCCACCCTACTGAAAAACTTTTCAGCCGCGGTCGCTAACGGCTGCAGCGACTCCGACGGTTGGAGGCAAGCGTGGCTTATTTGCAGTCGCAGGCCTTGAGCCGCTCCGAGTGCACCTTGACCCGCGCTCTCGCGTGAGAGCACTTATCGTCGCTCTCGCCGGCCAGCCGACACACACCTTCTGCGGCGCGCTCCAATGAAGCAAACGCCCGACAGGCTCGCTCGCAGCGAGCGTCCGAGTCACTGAGGGCGGTCGCACCCTTGAGCAGGTCGACCAACTCCAAATCCGCAGCAATCAATGCCTTCTCTGCGCTCTTCAGGTCGGTGAACTGGGGCTCCTCTTTCCGCTTGTCCTGTTTCAACCCGCCTTGGGGAGTCGCCGTCGCTCCGTTCGTCGACTTCGGCAGATCCGCGCCAGCTGCGGGCGCCTCGGGCGCTTCTTGCTCCTCGGCCGCCTTCTCCGGGCGCTGGTCCTCGTCGCTCGGCTCCGCCTGCGCAGGAGCGACGGGCGGTGCCGGGGGTGGTTCGTCCTTGGCGCAGCCCCAGGCGAAGCAGACGAGACAACAGGCGGTCAGCTGACGTCGCATGATCGGAGCATACTCTCGACGCCGCTGGCGCGGCATCCCCCGATGGGCTGGGCGGGATCGACGTCGCGCGCGGATCGACTTGACGCGCCCCCGAGTCGGCTGGAGGTCATCGACATGAGTGAGCCCCGCTGCCTGATCTACGGTGCCTATGGCTACACCGGTGAGCTGACCGCTCGCTTTGCTGCTGAGCGAGGGATGCATCCCATCCTCGCGGGGCGGAACCCCGCGAAGACTGAAGCAGTCGCCAAGCGCTTCGGTTTCGAGGCGCGGAGCTTTGGGCTGAATGACCCTACCGCCCTCCAGAAGAACTTGGACGGCATCAGTGTGGTGTTGCACTGTGCGGGCCCGTTCGAGGTCACGTCGAAGCCGATGCTCGACGCGTGTCTCGCGGTGAAGGCGCACTACCTGGATATTACCGGAGAGATCCAGGTCTTCGAGGCGGCCCAGGCGCGAGACGCCGAGGCTCAGGCGGCAGGCATCTGCGTGATGCCCGGCACGGGCTTCGACGTCGTGCCTTCGGATTGTCTGGCGTTGCACCTCAAGCAGCGGCTGCCTGATGCGACTTTCTTGCGCCTAGCCTTCATGGGGCTCACCAAGACATCTCACGGCACCGCGACCACGATGGTACGAAACCTCGGCAAGAGCGGACTTGTCCGGCGAGGTGGTGAGATCGTGGATAGCCCGCTCGGCAGCCTGACTCGGGTGATCGACTTCGGCGAAGTCGGTGAGCAGCACTGCATGGCGATTCCGTGGGGAGATGTCTCGACGGCCTCCTTCAGCACGGGGATCCCGAACATCGAGGTGTACACGCGGGTGCCCAAGGCGGCGGCCGTGGGGGCACGCATAGCCGACATGATGCCGGCGCTGATGGGGTCGAGCTTCGTCAAGGGCAAGCTCCAGCGGCGCATCGATCAAGGCCCCGCGGGACCGACGGACGAGCAACGAGCTCGCGGTGCGAGCTTTCTCTGGGGTGAAGTCGAGAACGCCGGAGGCAAGCGCGTCGTCAGTCGCCTCAAGACCCCCGAGGGCTACTCGCTCACGGCCGACGCGTCGCTGAAGGTCGTCGAGGCGGCGTTCGCCGGCAAGCTACCGGGTGGCTTCCAAACCCCGGCGACCGCGTTGGGAGCCGACTTCGTTCTCGATCTCGAAAACGTGCGTCGGGAAGACTTGCTCTGAAGAACGAGCGCAATCAACACCACGTCCTCGACAAGCTATGGAGACCGGACCCTAGTTGGCTGGTGGGCGGTCACCGTCGAACTCTACGCGCGGTGAGTTGTTGTGCCGCCGAAGCACCATGTGGCCTAGGCGTTGTTGGCGTAGCATCAGCGCCAAGGCAGCAAGTTGAGCTGGCGGCATGCTCGGGTGAGGAACCGCTTCAACCAGAGCATTGGGCGGCAGACCAAAGGTGAGGGTGGGCTGCAGTCCACCCTCCGCGGTCGTCGCGATGCGCAGTCGGGGATCATTGTGAATGCGACTGCAGAGAGCAACCAAGACTAGACCGCCTGGTCGCTGAGGTGCGCGGGAGGCGATGAACGTGGCAATGAAAGCCAAGGTTGCCTCCCGCTTGACGGTGGAGGGGTCGGATGCGCTGTCCCAACCTCGACGGGTCAGCACAGCCTCGAGCAGCACCTCGTGTGGGGCGTCCCCTTGGGGAACCACAACGCAGTTAGGCAAGGCGTCCAGGACGTCTCGATCGAGCCCAAGGCTGACTCCGGTGTGAGCCCCCTGCTTCGACTCACTGATCGAAAGCGCGAGGGTGGCGACGGACGTTGCCTCGCGGAGACGCGCGTGGCGCGCCGTCGCGAGGAACGCAGTTGCGGCACGCCGCACGAGCGGTGTGCCGCCCGTGAGCAAATGCGAGGCGGCGCGATCGGCTTCGCGCCAGTCCAGGCGCTCTTCTATCTGCGACGTTTCGTCTGGTGGCGAGAAACCCCACGGAAACAGTTCTAGCTTTCCCGCAAGGAA from the Polyangiaceae bacterium genome contains:
- a CDS encoding DUF3943 domain-containing protein, with translation MTRPLASMCTLCLLCTAAWKAEAQELSAAERSDAPPVAEASPQTRLELDAPNLLVPTLHASALMLSMRVAEAYIWPEPFAESPSHWGAHYEEAFTLPPKWDSDARAFEWDGDPWYINVIGHGLFGSELYLRARHCHLGVAGSLLFTSAASATWEYGFEANGVRPSGFDLWFTPLSGLVLGEGRYWAWRAAGSVGQKTLRGVLRAVLDPFGELERAAGTRC
- a CDS encoding amino acid permease, encoding MSDSPAGNAASPERSIGLMGATAVGIGAIVGGGILVLAGVAFRATGPAAMLAFALNGVIAIITAMSFAEMSTAFPESGGAYTFAKKVLNVRAAFAVGWVLWFAYIVAGVLYALGFASYAVVLLQHLWALFGKPPEWLSGRSMSVALALGPTILYTLSLIRKSGGGGDFATWGKVVVFTILILAGCWAIGTSPQGTIKRGMSPFFTGGFSGLLQALGFTLIALQGFDLIAAIAGEVKSPSRVIPRAMLISLGVGLAIYIPLLFLAATVGADPGSDIVAMSNANPETVMANAARNFMGVTGYWLVIIAAVLSTLSALGANLLAASRVALSMANDRTLPKVIGQLHESRRTPVMAIYTSALTLIAIVLIVPDLASAGAAASLIFLIVFALAHWMSILARKRTEQRMSMLPPSSPFATAELLNTEKPFRSPWFPVLPVVGGLACAGMALFQGIAVPAAGAVAVLWLALGVLLYMALFSGRAETFDALAEAHDPALAKLRGRSPLVLVPLANPKSAPMLVAMAGALAPPRYGRVTLLSVMRPPDPDAPEPAPADNGLNPAHAVLRDALRESLKAGHRPEALITIASTPWREIRRVARTYQCAGLLLGLGHQRTENTTHLEELLEAVSCDVAFLRAPDGWSLDQAKRILVPVGGRGAQAELRARLLGSLERGVERDFIWFTTQPESADEDALKDARRKLHRLAEDATTRPPEVIVERHGSPVDAIIEQAEACDLVVLGLQRGRGGTRSFSEVALRVAYESPCAVVLISQGERN
- a CDS encoding saccharopine dehydrogenase NADP-binding domain-containing protein, coding for MSEPRCLIYGAYGYTGELTARFAAERGMHPILAGRNPAKTEAVAKRFGFEARSFGLNDPTALQKNLDGISVVLHCAGPFEVTSKPMLDACLAVKAHYLDITGEIQVFEAAQARDAEAQAAGICVMPGTGFDVVPSDCLALHLKQRLPDATFLRLAFMGLTKTSHGTATTMVRNLGKSGLVRRGGEIVDSPLGSLTRVIDFGEVGEQHCMAIPWGDVSTASFSTGIPNIEVYTRVPKAAAVGARIADMMPALMGSSFVKGKLQRRIDQGPAGPTDEQRARGASFLWGEVENAGGKRVVSRLKTPEGYSLTADASLKVVEAAFAGKLPGGFQTPATALGADFVLDLENVRREDLL